CGATATCGAGAGTGGGTCGATATCCAGATCGTGGCCTTTCCCCAAAGTGGCCTGTTATCTTGTCCAGGAACCCTGGATTTATTGGATATTGCCCTACGAGAAGGGGCTGATTTGATCGGCGGTCTCGATCCTGCCGGCATGGACAATGACATTGCAGGCCATCTTCACTGCATTTTTAGCCTGGCCGAAAAGCACCAGGTCAACATCGACATTCACCTGCATGACCCCGGGCATTTAGGAATTTTTGAGCTGGAGCAGATTGCTCACTTGACTGAAGCTTGTGGGATGCAAGGGCATGTGGCCGTCAGCCATGCCTATTGCCTGGGGATGGTGCCCGATGACATTGCCGCCGCCACCATCGAAACCCTCGCCAAACGGGCGATCGCTATCATGACTAATGCTCCAGGTCATCACCCTTTCCCAACCATCGCCCGCCTTCGAGAAGCTGGAATTACGCTCTTCTCAGGGTCGGATGATGTGCGCAACGCCTGGTGTCCCTTCAGCACCGCCGATATGCTGGAACGCGCCATGCTCATCGCCTACCGCTCCAATTTTTTGACCGATGAGGAGCTGGCCATTGGGTTTGAGATGGTCACCACTGGAGGTGCAAAAGTCATGGGGATAGAGCACTACGGAATTGAGGTGGGAGCCGTTGCTGATTTGGTGATCATGGCCGCTGGCTCGGTGCCAGAGGCGATCGCCACCCACGCCCCCCGCTTATATGTCATCAAACACGGCCAAGTAAAGCATTCTCTATCAATGTCAAC
This Candidatus Obscuribacterales bacterium DNA region includes the following protein-coding sequences:
- a CDS encoding amidohydrolase family protein, whose protein sequence is NLLCPGFVDGHIHLDKTFWGLPWQPHIPGTTIRQRIDIEKAALKTLPLPVEERAARLVERAIAQGTTAMRTHVDIHPEVGLRNLEGVCQVRDRYREWVDIQIVAFPQSGLLSCPGTLDLLDIALREGADLIGGLDPAGMDNDIAGHLHCIFSLAEKHQVNIDIHLHDPGHLGIFELEQIAHLTEACGMQGHVAVSHAYCLGMVPDDIAAATIETLAKRAIAIMTNAPGHHPFPTIARLREAGITLFSGSDDVRNAWCPFSTADMLERAMLIAYRSNFLTDEELAIGFEMVTTGGAKVMGIEHYGIEVGAVADLVIMAAGSVPEAIATHAPRLYVIKHGQVKHSLSMSTLH